The Virgibacillus siamensis genome includes a region encoding these proteins:
- a CDS encoding spore coat protein produces MSKSGYDNRSRSYVIEKRKAQSKSHHCAMPETCNCQQPESCSCHQQDSCPKEWNALDPTMCHPFDNNADITQQPDATLNNVQQSFDSIVIKDSCDVEVDTTDTQAAVNIQVAIQAAIALVISVSIADSDKVETITQELTSKLKTSQVNRQQTYIQNSRGVNVSTSDTDVAVNAQIALQVLIALVVRIGVL; encoded by the coding sequence ATGTCAAAATCAGGTTATGATAACCGCAGCAGATCATATGTGATAGAAAAGCGGAAGGCTCAATCAAAATCACATCACTGTGCAATGCCGGAAACGTGTAATTGTCAACAGCCAGAATCATGTTCGTGCCATCAGCAAGATTCGTGTCCAAAGGAGTGGAATGCTCTGGACCCAACCATGTGTCATCCTTTTGATAATAACGCAGATATTACGCAGCAACCAGATGCAACTTTAAATAATGTTCAACAATCCTTTGATTCAATTGTTATTAAAGACTCATGTGATGTTGAAGTAGATACAACTGATACTCAGGCAGCAGTAAATATTCAGGTTGCCATTCAAGCCGCAATTGCTTTGGTTATTAGCGTATCAATTGCAGATAGTGATAAAGTAGAGACAATAACGCAGGAACTAACTTCCAAATTAAAAACCAGCCAGGTGAATAGACAACAAACTTATATCCAAAATTCACGCGGTGTAAATGTATCCACTAGTGATACAGATGTTGCAGTAAATGCTCAAATTGCACTGCAAGTATTAATTGCATTGGTTGTTAGAATTGGTGTCCTGTAA
- a CDS encoding alpha/beta fold hydrolase produces MKKADTLTNQDKEKARWKNIVNISSVDPNQEVTKRIPIWKKNKSVLWYYPSPCKKHDVPVFHVYSLINQAYILDLAPGSSLIEGFVNNGYDVYVLDWGEPRYEDKDLKLEHYILDYLQKAVQRSLRHSGASEVSMIGYCMGGTLAAIYAAIADEPIKNLMLMTTPIDMSHPPVVEKWVQAVQKGDFDFNPLIRAWGLMPAPFIKAGVRLVTVPIYFTHYLSLLQRSYNDQYVARWKQFNQWTNDHIPFPGETLCDFVDIVADNKLINGGLQIKEKNVDLKNISANLLVITTSEDRLIPEEMSKPVMDKVTSKDKQYEYLKGGHVSLAIKGKMPDVLEEWLSERS; encoded by the coding sequence ATGAAGAAAGCTGACACCTTGACAAATCAGGACAAAGAAAAAGCACGCTGGAAAAATATCGTGAATATATCCAGTGTGGACCCAAATCAGGAAGTAACAAAGAGAATACCAATATGGAAAAAAAATAAAAGCGTATTATGGTATTATCCTTCACCCTGTAAGAAACATGACGTTCCCGTTTTTCATGTTTATTCCCTTATAAATCAAGCATATATTTTGGATTTAGCACCCGGATCAAGTTTAATTGAAGGATTTGTCAATAATGGCTATGACGTGTATGTTCTGGACTGGGGAGAACCCAGATATGAAGATAAAGATTTAAAACTTGAACATTATATTTTGGACTATCTTCAAAAAGCCGTTCAACGCAGTCTGCGTCATTCAGGTGCATCTGAAGTTTCAATGATTGGTTATTGTATGGGTGGAACGCTAGCGGCAATATATGCTGCTATTGCTGATGAGCCAATTAAAAATTTAATGTTAATGACGACACCAATTGATATGAGTCATCCACCTGTTGTTGAAAAATGGGTTCAAGCTGTTCAGAAAGGTGATTTTGATTTCAACCCGTTAATTCGTGCATGGGGGCTGATGCCTGCTCCCTTTATAAAAGCCGGTGTCCGTTTAGTAACGGTTCCAATTTATTTTACCCACTATCTTTCACTGCTCCAACGATCCTATAATGATCAATATGTTGCAAGATGGAAACAATTTAATCAATGGACGAATGACCATATTCCGTTTCCCGGGGAAACACTCTGCGACTTTGTCGATATCGTTGCAGACAATAAATTAATCAATGGCGGTTTGCAAATAAAAGAAAAAAATGTAGACCTTAAAAATATTTCAGCCAATTTATTAGTAATTACCACAAGTGAAGACCGTTTAATCCCAGAGGAAATGTCCAAACCGGTCATGGATAAAGTAACCAGTAAAGATAAGCAATACGAATATCTGAAAGGCGGCCATGTTTCTTTAGCTATAAAAGGAAAAATGCCGGATGTTTTAGAGGAATGGCTTTCTGAAAGATCCTAA
- a CDS encoding glucose 1-dehydrogenase, translating to MSNLFDLTNKTAIVTGGGSGLGKQMAIALAEAGANVIVCSRKIEMCQKTSDQIKEMGTDSLALTCDITKMEDIQNVIDKTQKQFGNIDILINNSGTSWMAPLFDTPADKWDKVMGVNVKGTFLFSKEVGKLMTKQKSGKIINIASVAGMKGQPASFMNAWAYSTSKGAVIAMTKDLAAKLAPYNVQVNAIAPGLFLTKLTEGLSHVREPLLERIPSGRFGSEEDLKGTAVFLSADASNYVTGHTLVVDGGLNETL from the coding sequence ATGTCAAATTTATTCGATCTAACCAACAAGACAGCCATCGTTACCGGTGGCGGATCCGGTTTGGGTAAACAAATGGCTATTGCTCTGGCGGAAGCAGGCGCAAATGTCATCGTATGTTCCCGAAAAATTGAAATGTGCCAGAAGACAAGTGATCAAATCAAAGAAATGGGCACAGACTCGCTTGCGTTAACTTGTGATATAACAAAAATGGAAGATATTCAAAATGTCATCGATAAAACACAGAAACAGTTTGGAAACATCGATATTTTAATTAACAACAGCGGAACCTCATGGATGGCCCCATTGTTTGATACACCAGCTGATAAATGGGATAAGGTCATGGGGGTCAATGTGAAGGGAACCTTTTTATTTTCGAAGGAAGTCGGTAAATTAATGACCAAACAAAAATCCGGAAAAATTATCAACATTGCTTCCGTAGCAGGAATGAAGGGGCAGCCAGCTTCTTTTATGAATGCATGGGCTTACTCAACAAGCAAAGGAGCTGTAATTGCCATGACAAAAGATTTAGCGGCAAAACTTGCACCATATAATGTACAAGTAAATGCCATCGCTCCCGGATTATTTCTAACAAAGTTAACAGAAGGGTTAAGTCATGTCAGGGAGCCTTTACTTGAGAGGATTCCTTCAGGCAGATTCGGTTCCGAGGAAGACCTGAAAGGAACTGCGGTATTCCTAAGTGCTGATGCCTCCAATTATGTGACAGGTCATACCCTGGTTGTGGATGGTGGTCTAAATGAAACCCTCTGA